One region of Zingiber officinale cultivar Zhangliang chromosome 7B, Zo_v1.1, whole genome shotgun sequence genomic DNA includes:
- the LOC122003878 gene encoding uncharacterized protein LOC122003878: MMVICGENMGRRGSMAARSQEATIGAVTGMKQAAKHQDKCNNKALVIHPCSWSLKRQNIHATQYLRLKLMDIWCNIVSNLMNWPLPSFSSLTKAQMMIMGRNNPIIRVTMEELTKKKKKHATTRTAPC; this comes from the exons ATGATGGTTATCTGTGGAGAAAATATGGGGAGAAGAGGATCAATGGCAGCCCGTTCACAAG AAGCTACTATAGGTGCAGTTACAGGGATGAAACAGGCTGCCAAGCATCAAGACAAGTGCAACAACAAAGCTTTAGTGATCCACCCTTGTTCTTGGTCACTCAAAAGGCAGAACATACATGCAACACAGTACCTGCGGCTCAAGCTCATGGATATTTGGTGCAACATTGTCAGCAACCTGATGAATTGGCCACTCCCTTCCTTCTCCAGTTTAACCAAAGCTCAAATGATGATAATGGGGAGAAACAACCCAATTATAAGAGTAACAATGGAGGAAttaacaaagaagaagaagaagcatgcgACAACAAGAACT